From a region of the Trichocoleus sp. FACHB-46 genome:
- the mug gene encoding G/U mismatch-specific DNA glycosylase has translation MASLRKPTKEEIQAAIGETMIDVIAPDLKVLFCGINPSLYSAVVGHHFARPGNRFWPTLHQAGFTDRLFNPAEDRDLLKLGYGITNVVDRATATADELSKQELLIGGQNLAAKVEQYRPCCLAILGIGAYRTAFGKPKAVVGRQEETIHNAIVWVLPNPSGLNAHYQLKDLAIVFRELLIAVRRA, from the coding sequence ATGGCATCTCTGCGTAAACCAACTAAGGAAGAAATCCAGGCTGCGATCGGCGAAACGATGATTGATGTCATCGCCCCTGATCTCAAGGTGCTGTTTTGTGGCATCAATCCCAGCCTCTACAGCGCTGTGGTGGGTCATCACTTTGCGCGTCCTGGCAATCGCTTTTGGCCGACTTTACATCAAGCGGGGTTCACCGATCGCCTGTTCAACCCTGCTGAAGACCGTGATCTGCTCAAACTCGGCTATGGCATCACTAATGTCGTCGATCGCGCCACTGCTACAGCCGATGAGTTATCCAAGCAAGAACTATTGATTGGCGGTCAAAATCTAGCAGCCAAGGTAGAACAATATCGCCCCTGCTGCTTAGCAATTTTGGGCATTGGTGCTTATCGAACTGCCTTTGGCAAACCCAAAGCTGTAGTTGGAAGACAGGAAGAAACTATACACAACGCGATCGTTTGGGTATTACCCAATCCCAGTGGTTTGAATGCTCATTATCAACTCAAAGACTTAGCGATCGTCTTTCGAGAATTGTTAATCGCTGTTAGACGTGCCTAA
- a CDS encoding tRNA (5-methylaminomethyl-2-thiouridine)(34)-methyltransferase MnmD has product MPDAATWMPQLTDDGSFTFFSEEFNETFHSSQGAKAEAFLKFAKATDLVEKAQQGQVQLLDVCYGLGYNTAAALETIWTANPDCQVEVYGLELDATVPQAAIAPPLIESWSPTVQTILIELAQEHEYKSDRLQTKLLIGDARQTIQSLAISQFQADAIFFDPFSPRRCPQLWTVEFFTQVVNCLAPTGKLATYSRSASVRSAMQAAGLSIGTIPLSEGEVYESHEWSQGTVGSFNPETLHPLLPMEQEHLQTRAAIPFRDPDLSDRAETILQRQKDEQSQSQRESTSSWRRRWGIK; this is encoded by the coding sequence ATGCCTGACGCTGCTACCTGGATGCCTCAACTCACTGATGATGGCTCATTCACCTTCTTTTCTGAGGAATTTAACGAGACGTTTCACAGCAGCCAGGGTGCCAAAGCAGAAGCATTCCTCAAATTTGCCAAAGCGACCGATTTAGTGGAGAAGGCACAGCAAGGTCAAGTGCAGCTCCTCGATGTCTGTTATGGACTGGGCTACAACACCGCTGCCGCTCTAGAAACCATCTGGACAGCTAACCCAGATTGCCAAGTGGAAGTGTACGGGTTGGAACTCGATGCTACTGTTCCCCAAGCCGCGATCGCGCCTCCTTTGATCGAGTCTTGGTCGCCCACTGTCCAAACGATTTTGATTGAGTTAGCGCAGGAACATGAATATAAAAGCGATCGCTTACAAACCAAACTTTTGATCGGAGATGCTCGCCAAACTATCCAATCATTAGCAATATCTCAATTCCAAGCCGATGCAATTTTCTTCGACCCCTTTTCTCCGCGCCGCTGCCCGCAGTTATGGACGGTAGAGTTCTTTACGCAGGTCGTGAATTGTTTGGCTCCAACTGGAAAGTTGGCTACCTACTCGCGGTCGGCCTCAGTGCGATCGGCCATGCAAGCAGCTGGTTTATCTATTGGCACCATTCCCCTTAGTGAAGGTGAAGTTTACGAATCGCATGAATGGTCCCAAGGTACAGTGGGCAGCTTTAATCCTGAAACGCTACATCCTCTCTTGCCAATGGAGCAAGAACATCTACAAACAAGAGCCGCCATTCCTTTCCGTGACCCCGATTTGAGCGATCGCGCCGAAACTATTTTGCAGCGCCAAAAAGACGAGCAATCGCAATCTCAACGAGAATCTACTTCCAGTTGGCGACGGCGTTGGGGCATCAAGTAG
- a CDS encoding ATP-binding protein encodes MPLDLQQFYKATNPSRTLDIRNPEDRQYYIDFATVRGGEIIRELKDNITFFSPDEPTCVLFTGHIGCGKSTELLRLKAELEDEGFHVVYFESSEDLEMADVDIGDVLLAIARRVSQSLDAIKIEEPKKLKELLQGAAKVLNADIQGIKFKPPGIGEVGVSTQGETFSLAFGIGEITAKVKSDGTLRERLNQYLGPQKNQLLEAINQELLIPAIASLKQQGKKGLAVVVDNLDRIDNRQKAWGRPQQEYLFVDQSEYLARLKCHLVYTMPLALKFSNDYGNLTQRFPEEPKVLPMVPVQLRDSSDCAPGIELLKQMVLTRAFPELDETQRLDAITQLFDNPTTLHRLCQVSGGHARDLLRLLNDWIKKERKIPLTRDTLEAVIRSRRNEMAMPISDDEWELLRQVRQRKKVSGDQGYQTLIRSRNVFEYRDPEGSWFDVNPILAEAPELQANG; translated from the coding sequence ATGCCTCTCGATCTACAACAGTTCTACAAAGCTACCAATCCTAGCCGCACGCTGGATATCAGAAACCCTGAAGACCGCCAGTACTACATTGATTTTGCGACGGTGCGTGGGGGTGAGATTATTCGCGAGTTGAAAGACAACATCACCTTCTTCTCACCAGATGAACCGACTTGTGTGCTATTTACGGGGCATATTGGGTGCGGTAAATCTACGGAATTACTGCGACTAAAAGCAGAGCTCGAAGATGAAGGGTTTCATGTGGTCTATTTCGAGTCCAGCGAAGACTTGGAAATGGCCGATGTAGATATTGGGGATGTGTTGCTCGCGATCGCTCGTCGAGTCAGCCAGAGTCTAGATGCAATCAAAATTGAAGAGCCCAAAAAGCTCAAGGAGTTGTTGCAAGGGGCAGCTAAAGTTTTGAATGCTGATATCCAAGGCATCAAGTTTAAGCCTCCTGGTATTGGGGAAGTAGGAGTTAGCACCCAAGGGGAAACATTTTCGCTTGCGTTTGGCATTGGCGAAATTACAGCCAAGGTAAAGAGTGACGGAACACTACGCGAACGGCTCAACCAATATCTAGGCCCCCAGAAGAATCAGTTGCTGGAGGCTATTAATCAGGAACTCCTAATACCTGCAATCGCTTCTCTGAAGCAGCAGGGTAAGAAGGGCTTGGCAGTTGTAGTCGACAACTTAGATCGGATTGATAACCGCCAAAAAGCCTGGGGACGACCGCAGCAGGAATATCTGTTTGTGGATCAAAGTGAATATTTGGCGCGGCTGAAGTGCCATTTGGTTTACACCATGCCTTTAGCTCTCAAGTTCTCGAATGACTATGGCAACTTGACACAACGCTTCCCTGAAGAACCCAAGGTGTTGCCGATGGTACCAGTGCAGTTGCGAGACAGTAGTGATTGCGCGCCGGGCATAGAACTGCTTAAGCAAATGGTATTGACTAGGGCATTTCCAGAGCTGGATGAGACGCAGCGCCTGGATGCTATTACTCAACTATTTGATAACCCAACCACTCTCCATCGCTTGTGCCAAGTTAGCGGCGGACATGCGCGGGATTTGCTGCGGTTGCTGAACGATTGGATTAAGAAAGAACGCAAGATCCCGCTGACCCGAGACACGCTAGAGGCAGTGATTCGATCGCGACGGAACGAAATGGCGATGCCAATCTCTGACGATGAGTGGGAACTCTTACGGCAGGTGCGACAGCGGAAAAAGGTGAGCGGTGACCAAGGCTATCAAACCCTGATTCGCAGTCGCAATGTGTTTGAGTACCGCGACCCTGAGGGATCGTGGTTTGATGTGAACCCAATTTTGGCAGAAGCGCCAGAGTTACAAGCTAATGGCTGA